The Streptomyces sp. NBC_00162 sequence GAGAGGGCCTCGTCCATGACGGCGTCGGCCGTGAGCACGCGCGACCGGTCGACGTCCTGGATGAAGGAGGCCACGTAGTCGTCGGCGGGCCGGATGAGGATGTCCTCGGCGGTGCCCTGCTGGACGATGCGTCCGTCGCGCATGACCGCGATGGCGTCGCCCAGGCGCATGGCCTCGTTGAGGTCGTGGGTGATGAAGACGATGGTCTTCTTCAGCCGCTGCTGCAGTTCGAGGAGCTGGTCCTGCATGTCACGCCGGATCAGCGGGTCGAGGGCGCTGAAGGACTCGTCCATCAGCAACAGGTCGGCGTCGGTGGCCAGGGCGCGGGCCAGGCCCACGCGCTGCTGCATGCCGCCGGAGAGTTCGTCGGGCCAGGACTTCTCCCAGCCGCCGAGCCCGCACAGCGCCAGGGCCTCGGTGGCCCGGCGTTCGCGCTCGGCCCGGGGGACGCCCTGGACCTCCAGTCCGTATGCGGCGTTCTCCAGGACATCGCGGTGCGGGAACAGCGCGAAGTGCTGGAAGACCATGCTGATCTTGGTGGAGCGGACCCGGCGCAGGTCGCGCGCGCCGAGCGCGGTGAGGTCCTCACCGTCGAAGAGGATGCGTCCCGCGGTGGGCTCCAGCAGTCCGTTGAGCATGCGCAGCAGCGTGGACTTGCCGGATCCCGACAGACCCATGACGACGAAGATCTGGCCGGGCTCGACGCGGAAGGAGGCGTCGATGACCGCGGCCGTCGTTCCGTCGGCGCGCAGCTCGTCGCGGCCGGCGCCGTCCCGGAGCGCGCGGACGGCGTGGTCGGGTCGTCTTCCGAACACCTTGTAGACGTGTTCGGCCTGGAGTGTGGACACATACACCTCGCGGGTCGTACCGGGTACGGCGCGCGCCGGTCCGGCCGGCGGGCCGTGGAGCGGGACGGGATCTGCCCGCGTGCGCCACGGCTCCGGCGGCCTGCGCCGGAGTGCGTGGTTCCACTCCAGCCCCGCTGCTTCCCGGAATTCACCTGAGCAAACGCAAAGGTGATCTACCTCACGACGGCGGCCCGGTGCGGGGCCTCCGGTTGGTCCTCGAGCATGGAGTCGCGCAGGTGTCCGAGGATCCGGTTCAGCAGCCGCGAGACCTGCATCTGCGAGATGCCGAGCGCGGCACCGATCTGGGCCTGCGTCAGCTCCTGGCCGAAGCGCATGCGCAGCATCCGGCGCTCGCGCTCGCTGAGCCGTTCCAGCAGCGGCGCCAGGGTCTGGATGTCCTCGACCAGTTCCATGGCCGGCTCGTCCTCGCCGATGACCTCGGCGAGCGTGTGACCCTCGGCCTGACCGCCGCCGTACTCGGACGGGGCCATCTGCGGGGCGTCCAGGGAACCGCTGGTGTGGCCGTTGGCGGCGAAGAGCCCCTCGATGACCTCCTCCTCCGAGAGGCAGAGGCGGTCGGCGAGATCCGCGACGGTGGGCGAGCGGTCGAGCTCGCTCGTGAGCGACTCCTTCGCCTTCGCGATGTCGATGCGCAGCTCCTGGAGCCGGCGCGGGACGCGGACGGCCCAGGAGGTGTCGCGGAAGTGCCGCTTGATCTCACCTGTGATGTACGGCATGGCGAGCGTGGAGAACTCGTTCTCGCGGGCGGGGTCGAACCGGTCGATGGCCTTGATCAGTCCGATGGTGCCGACCTGGACGATGTCCTCGATGTCACCGCCCTCGCCGCGGCTGCGGAAACGGCGCACGGCGTACTGGACGAGTGAGGCGTTCATCTCAATCAGGGTGTTGCGCACGTACTGGTACTCCGGAGTGCCCTCGGACAGCGCGCGCAGTCGCCGGAAGAAGACCTTCGACAGCTCCCTCGCGTCCGCCGGGGCCATCTCCCGGGGCTCGTCGATCCGCGGCACGCCGGCACTGCGAGCAGCAGCGTCGGCGTTCCGGCGCGGGCTCGGGACGGCGGCGGCGCCGTCGCGGACGGCGTCGGTATGGGAGGACAGGGCAGGGACCGGCATGGGGTTCGCTCCTTGGGCTGGTCGGCTTGCGGCGCGGGACCTTGACTGCCGTAGATGGTGGACCTCTTCTCGTCGCCCGTCAAGAATTGCCGGAAATCCATTTCACGTCTTGCGTCACGTGAATCGCGCATCGCATCATGACGTGCATGGGGAGCATGTCTCAGCGACAAAACTGGACATTTCTGACTAATCACGCCCGAGTTCTGGTGACCATCGCCCGGGACCCGGCCGTGCGGCTCAGGGATGTCGCCGCCGTGTGCGGACTGACCGAACGCACCGTGCAGACGATCGTCACCGACCTGGAGACGGACGGCTATCTGCGGCGCGCCCGCGACGGGCGGCGCAACCGGTACGAGATCTCCCCCGGCGCGGTCTTCCGCCACCCGGCCGAGGCGGGCGTCCAGGTGGCCGGTCTGCTCGCCCTGCTGACCGGCGCCGCGGCCGACCCGGACGCCCCGCCCCCGACCCCGGACATGACCGGCGCGGAGGCCACCGAACTCCTCGGCATCACCCCGGCCCTCGATCCCTCCACCTGACGCCCCGGCTACGTGACCCGGAAGCCGGTGACCGGGTGGTCACGGCGGTCCGGGCTGTTCGGGCGGTCCCGGTGGAAGGTCAGCCGGTCCCAGGTGGGGAAGGCCAGGTCGGTGACGGCCAGCAGCCGGCCCGAGGTGTCGTGCAGGGTACGGCGCACCGTCAGGCCGCAGGTCTGGACGGCGGCCCTGGGATGAGTGGTACGCGTCATGGTGAGGGTCTCGGCGACCCGGCCGTCCGCCTCGGCCCGGTCGAGCCAGCGGTGCAAGGGGGCCAGGTCCTCGTCGCGGGCCGCCGCCGGCCGGTCGCGGTAGCGGGCCAGCTCGGGGCTCCCCGTGACGGCGTCCCGGCTGAGGTAGGTGACGGCGTGCCGCAGGGCCTCGCCCGCCGGGCCGCGTTCGCGGTGGTGGTGGACCAGGGTGCGCTCGCCGCCGCTCATGCCGAGCAGCGCGGCGAGCGAGGGCGGGACGGTGACCAGCGTGAGCCAGCTCTGCGCACGGACGGGCTCGGGCGCGAGTACGAGTACCGGCGCGGGCACGGGCCCTGGCGCCGGTGCGGCCCCGGCGGCCGCGGCTGCGGCGCGCGTGCCGCGGCGGCCGGTGACCACGAGGCCGTCCTCGCGCAGGTGCTGGAGCGCGGCCCTGATGGTCTGCCGGTTGACCTGGTAGCGGGCGGCCAGGCTGCGCTCCGAGGGCAGTCTGCCGCCGGGGGTGTGCGCGGCGCGGTCGAGTTCGTCCCGCAACGCTGCGGCGATCCGCTGGTACTTGGGCATGACGGCCGGGCCGCCGCCCCGCGAAGGGGAGGGCATGGCTTCTCCTCTGACGGGTGGTCAAGAAGTGCGCGGTCTGCCCGACCAACCTAGCATTGGTCTATACCTCTGGGTGAGAGGGCTTCGCGGAACGCGCACCGCCTTGGCCGATTCCCTACCCCCGCAGCGGGTTCGGGAGCGGCAGATAGCGGGCGTCCGCGCCGTCCGCGCGGGTCCAGCGCAGCAGCAGGTTGGTCTTGGCCGGCAGGGCGGGGGCGGTGAGCAGCTCCTCGATCTCGGGGAGCCCGCGCGCGGCGTCGTAGCGCTGGAACTCCTCCCGTACGGCCGGCCACACGAGTGGAGAGATGTCCGGATGCCGCTCGCTCAGCGCCCCGGCGATCTCCGCCAGGTTGTTGACGACCAGGCAGTAGACCAGCCGCTGCCAGGCCGCCCCGCGCTCGAGGTCGGGCAGGAGCTTGACCCCCTCCGCGTCGCGGAACAGCGCCTGGACCGGCATGCCCGCGCCGTCTACGGCGACCAGGGTGTTCTGGAGGTGCGCCTCCAGCACGATGCCGTGGCGGGCGAACAACTCCAGTACCGGGGGCACCACGTGGCGCAGGTACGCCCGCCACCAGGCGGCCGGGTCGGTGGTGAGCGCGAGGGGGCTTCCTGCGTAGCCCTCGGCGAGGGCGGCGGCCAGCAGCGGAGTGGCCCCGGGTGCGGCGTGCGCGTGCCCGTCGTGGGCACCGAAGCCGTCGCGGACCAGGACGGCTAGCTCCTCGAAGGCGAATCCCGCGGTGCGGTAGCCGCGGTCGGCGAGCCAGGCCGCGCCCGAACCGGCCCGGCGCAGCGCGGCGAATCCGGCTTCGACCGCCGCGTCGGTGCGGCGCAGCTTCAGCAGGTCGTGGCGCCACAGCCGGCGCACGTCGTTGGTGATCCGGACGTCGAGGCTGAACTTCACGAAGAGGTCGGCCGCGGGCCCCGGCCCCGGTACGTACAGGGTCCTGATCGAGGCGGTGGGCCAGGCCGGCAGGCGGCTCTCGCCGAGCCGCAGCAGCCGCCCGTCGGCGAAGGCCTCGCGCACCGGCGGCCGGGAGCCGACCAGGTCCAGCTGCCAGGGGTGCGCGGGCAACAGCCGGTATCCGGCGGGCGGTCGCGGCCCGCCGAGGGCCTCGGCGAGGGAGTCGATCGCCGCAGCGGCGGCCGGCCCGCCCTCCTCGACGGCCTGGTCCTCGCGCAGCCCCAGGAAGGCCAGCGGGAAGCGGGCGTGGGCCTCCGGCGCGTACGGCAGCCAGCTCCCGGCCGGGGCCCCGCCCCGGGCCTTGGGTGCGGGGTGGTGCGGGTGGCCCATGACCAGGGACTGTTCGGAGAGGAGGTACGGGTCGGCCGGGGGCTCGGCTGTGGAGCGGGCGGCCAGCAGCGCGGCGATGGCGTCCCGGCTGTCGTTGATCTCGACCGGGAGTTCGTCGTTCGGGACGCCGGTGTAGCGGCCCAGTTCGTCGGAGGTGAGCTTGACCAGCTCGGTGTGGCTGAGCGGATGCCAGCCGTCCGCCGTGCGCAGCTCGGCGTGCTCGGGCCTGCGGACGCCCCGCACCCGCAGCAGCCGGCCGCTGCCGAGGAGCCGGTGCTCCCCCACGGGCCCGGCCGCCTCGGTGGCTTCCCTGAGCAGGCAGTTCAGGAGCGGGGTCGCGGCGTACACGTCGGCGGCGGCGTTGAAGTCCACTGGTTCCATTCGGTCCATCCGGTGCGCCGGAGGTTCGCGGGACGCGCCCACCGGCCGTGATCATCAGTATCCGCGATGATGACGCGATCATCCTGAAAAGCGATATCCCGATGTGCGGAGCGCCCAGCATGTACTTTCCCCCTTCACCCGCCGAAGAGGCCGTCGCCGCAGAGCTGGCCTCGGTGCGCCCCGCGCTGGAGACGGCGTACGCCGGCGTGCTCGACGGGGCACGGGCGGCCGTTCTGACCCGGCTGTGGCGGGCCCTGGCCTTCGAACCGCTGCCGTGGGTGGTGGGCCGGGAGCGGGGTTCCGACGGGCTGACGCTGCGGCTGGCAGGGGGCGGCCGCCTTGAGGGCCCGCCGCCGGACGCCTACGCCACCGGTGCGTACGTGGAGGAGCTGCTGCTCGACGGCAAGCCCCACCGGCAGGCCGCGCGGCTGATGGCGGCCCTGGGCGTGCCGCACGGGGAGGAGTTCGCCGCCGAGCTGGACGGCAGCACCGCCTCCCTCGCGCTCTCCCGGGCCGGACAGCCGGCCGCGGGCACGGACCTCGCCCCACGGACCACCCGGGAATGGGAGCAGCGGGTGGTCGACGGGCATCCGTACCACCCGAACTGCCGCTCCCGGCCCGGTTTCTCGGTGGCCGAGCAGCTGGCGTACGCGCCCGAACACCGGCCGGTGGTGGAGGTCGGGCTGGTCGCCGTACGAGCGCAGGAATGCCTGGTCACGGGCGGCTGGCCGGCGGAGCTGCGGGACGGGCGGCGGATCCTGGTCCCCGTGCACCCGTGGCAGGCGGAGCACGTACTGGCGCACGAGCGCCCGCGGTCCGGATTCGCGGCGCATCCGCTGATGGCGCTGCGCACGCTGGCCCCGGTGGCGGGCGGGGCCCACGTCAAGACGGCGCTCAGCACCCGGCTGACCTCCTCCGTACGGGACATCTCCGGCTACTCGATCGAGACGGCGGCGGCCGTGTCCGCCTTCGCGCAGGCGCTGTCGGAGCGGCTCGACGGCCGGCTGCACGTCACCCGCACCCTGGGCGCGGCCACCGCGCACAGCCCGGACCTGGCGGCCGTGCTGCGCGAGCCGCCGGAGGTGTACGCGGACGCCGCCGCCGGTGAGCGGGTGCTCCCGGTGGCCGCGCTGGCCCGGTTCCCGCCCGCGCGCTCGGCGGCCTGGCGGGCCCGGTTCGCCCGTCTCGCGCTCTCGGTGTGCCTGCGCGCGCTGGAACTCGGCGTGGCCCTGGAGGCCCACGGTCAGAACCTGCTGGTCGTCCTGTCCGCCGCCGGCGCCCCGCTGCGGCTGGTCTACCGCGATCTCGCCGACATCCGGATCAGCCCGGCCCGGCTGGTGCGGCACGGGCTGCCGGTACCGCCCCTGTCCGGGCGGCTGATCACCGACGACGAGACCGTGCTGCGGCGGAAGCTGTTCGGATCCCTGCTGACGGGGGCGCTGGGCGCCACGGCGGGCTCGGCCGGGGCCTTCGCCGAGGCCCTCGCTTCGGCGAAGGCGGCCGGACTGCCGGCCACCGCCGACACCGAGGCGCTGCTGACCCGTGGGCTGCCCACCAAGGCGCTCACCCTGATGCGGCTGAGCCCCGGCGTTCCGGGCGACCAGTGGGCGGAGCTGCCCAATCCGCTGACCGGAGGGTGAGTCGCGGCGCGCGCGTTGCATGATCATGCATGATGACGCATACTCTTCCTATGTCTAAGGTTCTCACCTCCCTGCCCACCGGCGAGCGCGTCGGCATCGCCTTCTCCGGCGGCCTCGACACCTCCGTCGCGGTCGCGTGGATGCGCGACAAGGGTGCCGTCCCCTGCACCTACACCGCCGACATCGGCCAGTACGACGAGCCCGACATCGCGTCGGTGCCCAGCCGTGCGACGGCGTACGGCGCCGAGATCGCGCGCCTGGTCGACTGCCGCGCGGCGCTGGTCGAGGAGGGCCTGGCCGCGCTCACCTGCGGCGCGTTCCACATCCGCTCCGGCGGACGCTCCTACTTCAACACGACGCCGCTCGGCCGCGCCGTCACCGGCACCCTGCTGGTCCGGGCGATGCTCGAGGACGACGTGCAGATCTGGGGCGACGGCTCGACGTTCAAGGGCAACGACATCGAGCGGTTCTACCGCTACGGCCTGCTCGCCAACCCGCACCTGCGCATCTACAAGCCGTGGCTCGACGCGGACTTCGTGACCGAGCTCGGCGGCCGCAAGGAGATGTCGGAGTGGCTGCTCGCCCACGACCTCCCCTACCGCGACAGCACCGAGAAGGCGTACTCCACGGACGCCAACATCTGGGGCGCCACCCACGAGGCCAAGACCCTGGAGCACCTCGACACCGGCGTCGAGACCGTCGACCCGATCATGGGCGTGCGGTTCTGGGACCCCTCGGTCGAGATCGCCGCCGAGGACGTGACCGTCGGCTTCGACCAGGGCCGCCCGGTGACGATCAACGGCAAGGAGTTCGCCTCCCCGGTCGAGCTGGTCATGGAGGCCAACGCCATCGGCGGCCGCCACGGCCTGGGCATGTCGGACCAGATCGAGAACCGGATCATCGAGGCCAAGAGCCGCGGCATCTACGAGGCCCCGGGCATGGCGCTGCTGCACGCCGCGTACGAGCGCCTCGTCAACGCGATCCACAACGAGGACACCCTCGCGCAGTACCACAACGAGGGCCGGCGCCTCGGCCGCCTCATGTACGAGGGCCGCTGGCTCGACCCGCAGGCGCTGATGATCCGCGAGTCTCTGCAGCGCTGGGTCGGCGCGGCCGTCACCGGCGAGGTGACCCTGCGGCTGCGCCGCGGTGAGGACTACTCGATCCTCGACACCACCGGCCCGGCGTTCAGCTACCACCCGGACAAGCTGTCCATGGAGCGCACCGAGGACTCGGCGTTCGGCCCGGTGGACCGGATCGGCCAGCTCACCATGCGCAACCTCGACATCGCCGACTCCCGCGCCAAGCTGGAGCAGTACGCCGCTCTCGGCATCGTCGGCAACACGCACGAGACGCTCATCGGCGCCGCCCAGGCCGCGTCGACGGGGCTGATCGGCGCGATGCCGGAAGGCGGCGCCGAGGTCATCGCCTCCCGCGGCCAGGCCGAGGGCGACGACGAGCAGATGCTCGACCGCGCCGCGATGGAGTTCGGCACCGACTGACCGTGGGCCGTTCGGGGGGCCGCCCGGTGTGTGAGGGCCCGCCTTCGCGCCGATCGGCGCGGGCGGTGGCAGGAAGGGGCATGAGCCTCCGTCGGCGCCAGGTCCTGGGCAGTGCGGCCGCGGCCGTCCTGGCTTCCGTTGGGGCGGCCGGCCGGGGCCCTGACTACGGCGCGCTCGCACGCGGGATCGACGGGCGGGTGGTGCTCCCGGGCGACCGGGAGTACCCCGAGGCCCGGCAGTTGTTCCAGCCCCGGTACGACTCGGTGGCCCCGGGCGCGGTCGCCTATCCCGCGCACGCCGATGATGTGGCCCTCTGCCTGGACTTCGCCCGCCGCGCGGCCGTGCCGCTGGTCGCCCGGGGCGGCGGGCACGGCTACGCCGGGTGGTCGACCCGCACCGACGGGCTGGTCGTCGATGTCGGCGCCATGGCCGAGGTGGCGGTCGAGGGGGACGGCGTACGGATCGGCGCGGGGGCCAGGCTCGGGGACGTGAACGCGGCCCTCGCCGGGCGGGGGCTCGCCGTCCCGACCGGGCTGTGCCCCTCCGTCGGCATCGCCGGACTCACCCTCGGCGGCGGCCTGGGACTGGCCTCGCGGGCGTACGGCACCACCTCCGACCGGCTCACCGGCGCCCGGGTGGTCACCCCCGACGGGGCCGTCCGCGAGGTCTCCGCCGACCGGGACACGGAACTGTTCTGGGCCCTGCGGGGCGGCGGGGGCGGCAACTTCGGGGTGGTCACCGAGTTCCGGTTCCGCACCCACCCGGCGGGCGACTGCGCCTTCGCCGAACTCCACTGGCCCGACGGCGACTCGGAGGCGGTCCTGCGCGGCTGGCAGCGCTGGCTGGCCACGCTGCCCGACCCGTTTATCCCCGCATAGGTCGTGTCCCCCGCAGGTCATGTCCCAAAGCGTCCCCGCCGTCGGCCGTGACTACGTCCCGTATCGCCTGGGCCCCGGTGTCGCATTCGGGGCGGCGGAGACCACAGTCGGCCGTGAGGACCTTCGGACAGCAGTTAACTGTAGCCATGATTCCGCTTGTTGGCCGAGTGGATGGCGACGCGAGACGCCTTCAAATTAAGGCAGGACCCGGGGACGCATGCGTCGAGAGCCCGGAAAGATGCCGTCCAGCCGCATCCCCACGCCACTCCAGGAAGTGCCTGGTCTGGGGGGTAGTCCAAGGGCGGCGGCACCATTCCCCACCCCGAACTGGCGGTCCCTGCCCGTCCTGCTGACCGCGCTGCCACCACGCAGGCCCCGCCCGTCCATGTGACGTGCGGGGCCTGCTTGTTACAGGCATTCAGGCCCTACCAGGGGTGATGCGAGAAATCGCCGGGTGCGAGGAATCCCGAGATGCGAGACTGTTTGACATGCGAGAAATCTCTACGGTTGACTGTCCGTCAATCGACACCCGATGAAGGGAGTTCTCACTGTGGTGACGAAGACCGCCCCGGCGAAGAAGGCCGTGGGCAAGCAGCGCGGCAAGGACGAGCCGCAGTACGAACCGGTGCCGGTGGACCCCCGGTCCGTCTTCCACCAGAAGATCCCGGTGGGTCTACTGGAGGTCGACCCCAGCCTGGACGCGCAGCGCATGTTCCAGCGCTCTTGGGCCAACAAGCTGGGGAAGAAGTGGAACCCCCGCCTGCTACTCCCCGCGATCGTCTCGAAGCGGGCGGACGGCCGGTATTACCTGCTGGACGGCCAGCACTCCACCCAGGTGGCCCTGGAGAAGCACGGCCCCGAATTCGAGCGGCACTGTCTGGTCTACGAGGAGCTGGCCGACGCCGAGGAAGCCGCACTGTTCCTCGCTGCCAACCGCGACCGCAAGGCCGTCAAGCCCGTGGACAACTACCGCGTGGCGCTGACCGCCGGGGAGCCGCTGGTGACCCGGGTTGACGCCGAGGTGGTGTCCTGCGGCCTGACCGTCACCGGCAGCTCCTCCCCCAACCAGGTGGGCGCCGTCCAGGCCGTCCTGCTCATCGGCGAGAAGCGCGTGGGGCTGCTCCCCAAGGTGCTGACTACCCTGGCCGAGGCGTGGGGACGGGACGCGACGTCCTGGGACAACATGATGATCCGCGCGGTGGGGATGGTCATCCACACCAACTGGAAGAAGGAGGACGACGCGCCGAGGATCGACCTGGACCGCTTGGCCCTCGTGCTCCGCAAGCGCACCGTGCGCCAGTGGAAGACCGACGCCATCCGTTCCACGCAGTCCGGCGGTGGCTCCCAGTCCCGTTCCCAGCCCCTGGCCGAGAACGTCGTGACCGCCTACAACATCGGCATCACGGAGCCCACCGAGCTGGTGATCGCTCCCGGCCGCGGCGCTGGCGCGTAGCCACCCCGTAAGGCCGGCAGGCCCCCACCCCGATGAAGGCGGGGTGGGGGCCTGCCACATGCTGGACCATACCGGCCGCCCCGCACCGAGGCACCCGCCACAGTGCGGGTCGCCTGCATACAGAGGTGTAGACCAGCCCGCCGTCTTCATGCCGGGCTTCCAGCCCGGCCGCGTCGGTTCGTATTTACTCCGTGCTCATCGCTCCATCATGCCGCGGAAGGGAAGAATGCCCCGGGCTCACGCCTCGCCCAGCAGGCCGGCGGCCCGGCCGTCCAGCTCGGCGACACCGGGCGCCTTGCCGTACCGGGACAGGCGGACGCGAATGTCCGTCAGGGAGTCGGTGATCTTGACGGACTGGACGCCTTCGGCGCACTCGATGAACTCGGACCAGGCGGCCAGGGCGCCGTCCAGGTCGCCCTGGCGAAGGTCGACGTCCCCAAGGTCGCCGAGGACGATCGCGCGGGACCGGCGGCGGTCCAGGCCGTGGACGTCGAGTGCGTGCTGGAGATGCTCGCGGGCGCCGTCCAGGTCGCCGAGGCGGGCGAGGATCATCCCGGCGTGGTGGGCCCACCGGCCGGTGGAGAAGTGGGAGGCCCAGGACTCCCCGGGGGCGGCGGTGGCCTTCTCGATGGCGTGCTGGGACCGGGCGAGGGCGGTCCGGGCCAGGCGCTGGTCGCCGTCCAGGGCGGCGGCGTCGGCGAGGGTGGTTTGGTAGTAGGCGACGGCCTTCGGTTCGTCCAGGTGGTCGACGTAATCCACGCACCGCTCGGACAGCCGCAGTGCGACGGCCCGGCCGCGCGGGCCGAGGTCAATCGCCTGGGTGGCCATCCCGCGGAGGGCAGTGGCGGCCAGCTCGGCGGCGCCGGCTTCCTCGGCGAGGGCGAAGGCGTGGGCGTAGTAGCGCTGTGCGAGTCCCTGGTGGTGGTCGTCACCGCCTTCGTCCTGGGCCATCC is a genomic window containing:
- a CDS encoding IucA/IucC family protein; amino-acid sequence: MYFPPSPAEEAVAAELASVRPALETAYAGVLDGARAAVLTRLWRALAFEPLPWVVGRERGSDGLTLRLAGGGRLEGPPPDAYATGAYVEELLLDGKPHRQAARLMAALGVPHGEEFAAELDGSTASLALSRAGQPAAGTDLAPRTTREWEQRVVDGHPYHPNCRSRPGFSVAEQLAYAPEHRPVVEVGLVAVRAQECLVTGGWPAELRDGRRILVPVHPWQAEHVLAHERPRSGFAAHPLMALRTLAPVAGGAHVKTALSTRLTSSVRDISGYSIETAAAVSAFAQALSERLDGRLHVTRTLGAATAHSPDLAAVLREPPEVYADAAAGERVLPVAALARFPPARSAAWRARFARLALSVCLRALELGVALEAHGQNLLVVLSAAGAPLRLVYRDLADIRISPARLVRHGLPVPPLSGRLITDDETVLRRKLFGSLLTGALGATAGSAGAFAEALASAKAAGLPATADTEALLTRGLPTKALTLMRLSPGVPGDQWAELPNPLTGG
- a CDS encoding AsnC family transcriptional regulator, whose translation is MTIARDPAVRLRDVAAVCGLTERTVQTIVTDLETDGYLRRARDGRRNRYEISPGAVFRHPAEAGVQVAGLLALLTGAAADPDAPPPTPDMTGAEATELLGITPALDPST
- a CDS encoding FAD-binding oxidoreductase, which gives rise to MSLRRRQVLGSAAAAVLASVGAAGRGPDYGALARGIDGRVVLPGDREYPEARQLFQPRYDSVAPGAVAYPAHADDVALCLDFARRAAVPLVARGGGHGYAGWSTRTDGLVVDVGAMAEVAVEGDGVRIGAGARLGDVNAALAGRGLAVPTGLCPSVGIAGLTLGGGLGLASRAYGTTSDRLTGARVVTPDGAVREVSADRDTELFWALRGGGGGNFGVVTEFRFRTHPAGDCAFAELHWPDGDSEAVLRGWQRWLATLPDPFIPA
- a CDS encoding IucA/IucC family protein; this encodes MDRMEPVDFNAAADVYAATPLLNCLLREATEAAGPVGEHRLLGSGRLLRVRGVRRPEHAELRTADGWHPLSHTELVKLTSDELGRYTGVPNDELPVEINDSRDAIAALLAARSTAEPPADPYLLSEQSLVMGHPHHPAPKARGGAPAGSWLPYAPEAHARFPLAFLGLREDQAVEEGGPAAAAAIDSLAEALGGPRPPAGYRLLPAHPWQLDLVGSRPPVREAFADGRLLRLGESRLPAWPTASIRTLYVPGPGPAADLFVKFSLDVRITNDVRRLWRHDLLKLRRTDAAVEAGFAALRRAGSGAAWLADRGYRTAGFAFEELAVLVRDGFGAHDGHAHAAPGATPLLAAALAEGYAGSPLALTTDPAAWWRAYLRHVVPPVLELFARHGIVLEAHLQNTLVAVDGAGMPVQALFRDAEGVKLLPDLERGAAWQRLVYCLVVNNLAEIAGALSERHPDISPLVWPAVREEFQRYDAARGLPEIEELLTAPALPAKTNLLLRWTRADGADARYLPLPNPLRG
- a CDS encoding GntR family transcriptional regulator, which gives rise to MPSPSRGGGPAVMPKYQRIAAALRDELDRAAHTPGGRLPSERSLAARYQVNRQTIRAALQHLREDGLVVTGRRGTRAAAAAAGAAPAPGPVPAPVLVLAPEPVRAQSWLTLVTVPPSLAALLGMSGGERTLVHHHRERGPAGEALRHAVTYLSRDAVTGSPELARYRDRPAAARDEDLAPLHRWLDRAEADGRVAETLTMTRTTHPRAAVQTCGLTVRRTLHDTSGRLLAVTDLAFPTWDRLTFHRDRPNSPDRRDHPVTGFRVT
- a CDS encoding quaternary amine ABC transporter ATP-binding protein, coding for MSTLQAEHVYKVFGRRPDHAVRALRDGAGRDELRADGTTAAVIDASFRVEPGQIFVVMGLSGSGKSTLLRMLNGLLEPTAGRILFDGEDLTALGARDLRRVRSTKISMVFQHFALFPHRDVLENAAYGLEVQGVPRAERERRATEALALCGLGGWEKSWPDELSGGMQQRVGLARALATDADLLLMDESFSALDPLIRRDMQDQLLELQQRLKKTIVFITHDLNEAMRLGDAIAVMRDGRIVQQGTAEDILIRPADDYVASFIQDVDRSRVLTADAVMDEALSDANACACPTVHADTPLADLCAVSARVPHPVAVTDADGAVIGSVARDRLVAFIGDEPRPPMACVEVAA
- a CDS encoding DUF6551 family protein, translated to MTKTAPAKKAVGKQRGKDEPQYEPVPVDPRSVFHQKIPVGLLEVDPSLDAQRMFQRSWANKLGKKWNPRLLLPAIVSKRADGRYYLLDGQHSTQVALEKHGPEFERHCLVYEELADAEEAALFLAANRDRKAVKPVDNYRVALTAGEPLVTRVDAEVVSCGLTVTGSSSPNQVGAVQAVLLIGEKRVGLLPKVLTTLAEAWGRDATSWDNMMIRAVGMVIHTNWKKEDDAPRIDLDRLALVLRKRTVRQWKTDAIRSTQSGGGSQSRSQPLAENVVTAYNIGITEPTELVIAPGRGAGA
- a CDS encoding tetratricopeptide repeat protein, producing the protein MERRTVLAATAAFGLSALGLPDAEAVTRRVSTAPAGSVRVGAGEVAAIRTMTRTFGDAAAEYGGAHVRQLAVQYLTTSVGPWLEGRYAEATGRDLYAATSELVHLCGWMAQDEGGDDHHQGLAQRYYAHAFALAEEAGAAELAATALRGMATQAIDLGPRGRAVALRLSERCVDYVDHLDEPKAVAYYQTTLADAAALDGDQRLARTALARSQHAIEKATAAPGESWASHFSTGRWAHHAGMILARLGDLDGAREHLQHALDVHGLDRRRSRAIVLGDLGDVDLRQGDLDGALAAWSEFIECAEGVQSVKITDSLTDIRVRLSRYGKAPGVAELDGRAAGLLGEA
- the argG gene encoding argininosuccinate synthase, with the protein product MSKVLTSLPTGERVGIAFSGGLDTSVAVAWMRDKGAVPCTYTADIGQYDEPDIASVPSRATAYGAEIARLVDCRAALVEEGLAALTCGAFHIRSGGRSYFNTTPLGRAVTGTLLVRAMLEDDVQIWGDGSTFKGNDIERFYRYGLLANPHLRIYKPWLDADFVTELGGRKEMSEWLLAHDLPYRDSTEKAYSTDANIWGATHEAKTLEHLDTGVETVDPIMGVRFWDPSVEIAAEDVTVGFDQGRPVTINGKEFASPVELVMEANAIGGRHGLGMSDQIENRIIEAKSRGIYEAPGMALLHAAYERLVNAIHNEDTLAQYHNEGRRLGRLMYEGRWLDPQALMIRESLQRWVGAAVTGEVTLRLRRGEDYSILDTTGPAFSYHPDKLSMERTEDSAFGPVDRIGQLTMRNLDIADSRAKLEQYAALGIVGNTHETLIGAAQAASTGLIGAMPEGGAEVIASRGQAEGDDEQMLDRAAMEFGTD
- a CDS encoding SigB/SigF/SigG family RNA polymerase sigma factor; amino-acid sequence: MPVPALSSHTDAVRDGAAAVPSPRRNADAAARSAGVPRIDEPREMAPADARELSKVFFRRLRALSEGTPEYQYVRNTLIEMNASLVQYAVRRFRSRGEGGDIEDIVQVGTIGLIKAIDRFDPARENEFSTLAMPYITGEIKRHFRDTSWAVRVPRRLQELRIDIAKAKESLTSELDRSPTVADLADRLCLSEEEVIEGLFAANGHTSGSLDAPQMAPSEYGGGQAEGHTLAEVIGEDEPAMELVEDIQTLAPLLERLSERERRMLRMRFGQELTQAQIGAALGISQMQVSRLLNRILGHLRDSMLEDQPEAPHRAAVVR